The Thiomicrorhabdus lithotrophica DNA segment GAATATCGCCATAGAAGTTTTGTAACAATTCTTATTTATTTGGATTGTTAGGGTTGGGTGTTTGCTGATTTATCCGATAATAGCAGTCATGAAGGTTTTGCGTTACTGTTGTACAATATGCGCCAATCTATTAAAAGTAGTATTGATATTTTCGGCGGATTTTATCTGCTGGAAATGACTAAAGAGTAACCAGGCCTGGTTACTTTATTGAAATACTTAAATTGTCTAAAAGAGTTTGAAATGAAATTTATTGTTAAATTATTCCCAGAAATCATGATTAAGGGTGGTCCTGTTAAAAAACGCATGATCAATATGCTAAATGAAAATTTGCGTACCTTACTCTTTAGGATTGATGATTCTATAGAAATTAAGCGGTTTTTTGACAAAATTGAAGTTCAAACTAAAGACGAATTTACTGATTCTGTGCGTAAAGTGCTTCAACAAACACCTGGAATTGAACAATATTTGGAAGTTGTTCAGTATGAAACGGGAGACGATTTAGAGGCTATTGCTGAAAAAGTTGCTGAACACAACTTGAATCTGATTAATGGAAAAACATTTGTTGTTAGAGCTAAACGTAATGGCGAACACCAGGTAACTTCATCGGAAATAGAAAGATTTGTCGGGTCTTATATGTATAAGCATGGGGAGTCAGCTGGAGTTGATTTACGCAACCCTGAAGTGAAGGTTGAATTCGAACTGATTCAAAATACTTTAAATGTCATTACAAAACGTCAATCAGGCCTGGGTGGTTTTCCGATTGGGATGCAGGGGGATGTGCTTTCTTTGATGTCAGGTGGATTTGACTCAACTGTAGCGAGTTATCTCACCATGAAGCGTGGTATCAAAACACATTTTATCTTTTTCAATCTGGGAGGGGCTGCACATGAAGTTGGGGTAAAGCAGGTCGCTCTTTATTTGTGGAGTCAGTTTGGAGCTTCTCACCGAGTGCAGTTTATTTCGGTGCCGTTTGAAGAAGTGGTAGAAGAAATTTTTAGATCGACCCATGAAAGCTATATGGGCGTTACATTAAAGCGTCTAATGATTATGGCATCTGAAAAAATCGCGGAGGTAATGGGAATAGACGCTCTAGTTACAGGTG contains these protein-coding regions:
- the thiI gene encoding tRNA uracil 4-sulfurtransferase ThiI, which codes for MKFIVKLFPEIMIKGGPVKKRMINMLNENLRTLLFRIDDSIEIKRFFDKIEVQTKDEFTDSVRKVLQQTPGIEQYLEVVQYETGDDLEAIAEKVAEHNLNLINGKTFVVRAKRNGEHQVTSSEIERFVGSYMYKHGESAGVDLRNPEVKVEFELIQNTLNVITKRQSGLGGFPIGMQGDVLSLMSGGFDSTVASYLTMKRGIKTHFIFFNLGGAAHEVGVKQVALYLWSQFGASHRVQFISVPFEEVVEEIFRSTHESYMGVTLKRLMIMASEKIAEVMGIDALVTGESVAQVSSQTLRNLAIIDEVSNKLILRPLATMNKPEIVKIADKIGTREFAENMPEYCGVISKNPVTNGSFSRMAKEASRFDYDVLEKAVEQSITIPVDKIIEDVNTTAPVEVVNTPDGAIVIDIRRESEASHAPLDIENVNIPFNELNRTYKKLDQSQQYLLYCEKGVMSQLHAQYLRDAGFENIRVYRPK